From Nitrospirota bacterium:
TGAGGAAATCGGGTTTCCTTATCTGGCCCTGCTTGTTTCAGGAGGGCACACGGAGTTGGTGAATGTGCGCGGTGTGGCCGACTACGAGGTGCTGGGGCGGACTCGGGATGACGCCGCCGGAGAGGCGTTTGACAAGGTGGGCACTCTTTTGGGTCTGCACTATCCCGCGGGACGGGAGATTGAGGAACTGGCACGAAGGGGAGATCCGTCGCGCGTCAAATTCCCGCGCCCCATGGCCCGAAAGGAAGGAATGGACTTCAGCTTCAGCGGGCTCAAGACGGCCGTGGCGGTTGAACTGCGCCGACTTTCCCGGGAGGAGTTGGAGAGCCAGAAGCCGCATCTGGCCGCGGGATTCCAGGAGGCGGCGGTCGATGCGCTCTCCCGGAAATTGGAACTTGCGGTGGACCATCTTCATCCCAAGTGGGTTGTCGTCTGCGGCGGGGTGGCGGCCAATGGGCGCCTTCGTGAGAAAGTCCGGTATATGCTGAATGCCGTGCCGGGGGTCAAGGTTCATTTCCCCGCGCCCGCCCTCTGCACGGACAACGCGGCGATGATCGCGTACGCGGCGTTCGAGCGGTGGCGGGCGGGTCGGCGGGAAAGCGGGCCGTCCGAACCGGTGCCGAGGTGGGAGCTTGGTCAGGCCGCTGCGTGACGTTTTCCGGGAGACCGCCCTCCGGCCGTCGAAGTCGCTGGGGCAAAACTTTCTTCATCAGAAGGGCATCATCGAGAAGATCGTCTCGCTGGCGGAGGTGGATCGGGAGGATCGAATTCTGGAGATTGGGTCCGGGTCGGGGTTTCTCACGGAGGCTCTGGCGAAACGCGCCCGGAAAGTGTGGGCCTTTGAGCTGGACCGCCGGTTGATCGAATCGCTGCGGCGGGAGATGGGGGCGTTTCCTAATGTGGAGGTCATTCACGCGGACGCGATGGACTTCGAGAAATGGGTGCCCGGGGGGAGCGCGAACAAGGTTGTGGCCAATCTTCCCTATTCGATTGCGACGGTGTTGACGCTCAAACTGTTGTGGGCGTCGTCCCGCTGGGTCGCTTCCGGCGAGTCGCGGGACGGCCATGTCGTCCTGGCGCCGTCTGGACTGGAGCTGTTATGTCTCATGGTTCAGAGAGAGGTGGCGAACCGGATGACGGCCGCCGTGGGTTCGAAGGAGTATGGATTCCTCGGAGTCATGTGTCAGGCGTTTTCGGTTCCATCGATCGCGTGGAAAGTGTCCGCCGAGAATTTCGTTCCCCGGCCGGAGGTGGAGTCGGCTGTGGTGCTCTTCAGGCTCCCCGGCCCGTGGAGGGACGAAATTCCGGACCCGGAGGTCTTCCGAAAAATTGTATCGGCGGCATTCGGGCACCGTCGGAAGACGATCCTGAATTCCCTTCGGCGCGCGGACCCCAAACTGGAGTTGAGCGATGAGGTCATTGAGATCATGATGAAGGCGGCCGGAGCGGGGAACTTGACGCGCGCTCAGGAACTTACCGTGGAGCAGTTCGTGCAACTTTCGAACGCCTACTCGCGGTCCCGCTCATGAGAAAGCTTGTTTTCCCCTTCTGGCTCCTCACGTTTCTCGCCTCACACCTCACGCCTGCCGGCGCGGAGCCCTTCAACTACGGGCAGGCCCCGCTGGGCGTGCAGTCGAGTGGACGAGGTGGGGTGAACGCCGCGTGGGGCGGGGATGCTTCGGCGGTGTTCTTCAATCCCGCGGGACTGGGTCTGTTGTCACCGGGACAGTGGAACGGCGTCGTGTCCGGTTTTGCGGAGTACGGGCAGGCAACGCAGAAGACGGTGTTTACGGACAAGGACGTGTCGGGGAAGACGTTGGACGGAATGCTGACGTACGCCGGCGCAGTTCGCGGCACATCCTGGGGCGGGGTCGGCTTGGCGTTCGTCGTTCCTGAGAGGCTTTCCGTTAAGACGCTGAAACGGTACGAGGATTTGAAGTTTGGAGAGGATCAGTCTGAACGACAGTTTCCAAGTGGGAGCGTGTCGATGAATACGGATGTGACCACGTTTCTCCTGGGGCCAGCCGCGGCCTGGCGGGCTTGGCCGGAGGTCCTATCCATCGGCCTCCACGGATTCTACTCGCTGAGGAGCGCCCACACCGGGCGCACGGTCTTCATCAAAGTGGATCCCGATACGTCCGTCGGGCTCGAAACCGTCACTCAGCAGATCAGCCAGGCCTTTCAGGTGGGCTTGGGCTTTTGGGTTCGGCCGTTCCATGCTCTTTCGCTGGGCGCGGCTGCGGACTACACCCTCCCTGTAAAGAATTCATTCACCGTTTCCCGAGCGCTCGTTTCCGTCGACAAGGAGCGCTTGCGAGAGTTGGCCGGCGAGGTGGTGACCGGACGGACGACGATCGACCAGGCGACCACTGAACTCGATCGGTTCATTGTGACGCCGGAGGTGTCTTCGACCCGCGAGGACTACCGCCAGCCCCTGAGCGTGCGGGTGGGACCGCGCGTCGACCTGCCGACAGGAACCAGCCTCGGATTCGATGTGGTCTGGTACGCGGCCGAGCGCCAATACACTCGCATGCGGGCGTTACCCGGATTTGATCCGGAAACCCAGGTGGTTTCCGAGCCGTGCGATCCGAAGGCGGAGGAGAAGAACCCATTCTTGGTGCCGGAAGTGCCCGCCCCGTTCCATTGTTCGAAGCAGGAGGCCATCGTAAACGTCCACTTCGGTGCGGAGCAGACGTTGCGGCCGGGACTGGTTGTGGCGGCGGGATTCTATACGGATTTCAGCAATCATCCGTCCATTTCGGCCTTGTTTGAAGAAGAAGGGGAAGAGAGGCGGGAGTTGACCGACCAGAGCGGTTTTCAGATCCAGGCCCCGAGCGAAGTGAATGTGTATCACCTGACGGCAGGCGTCTCCTTACGGAGGGGCGCGATGCTCGTTTCGCCGGCCCTGAGCTACGGTTGGGGAAGCGGTGCGACACTGTCCATCGCGCCGGTGCAGAAAAGGAAAGAGCTACGCCGGGATGTCCGCGCGGGTTTGGGCGTTTCGTTCGACTTCTGATACGGAAAAGGGGTCGGGAGTCTTTTCCCAGTCACAGAAAAGACTTCCGACCCCTTTTCCGGCTCCCGCGAGAGGGTCAGTTCTCGTCGCGGCGTTTGAGCGATGTGACAGCGGGATCGAGAAACGGTCGGTACGTGATCCCGAAGTATTTCAGCTTAAGGCTGAGGTTCGGGGGGCTGAGACCGAGGGCTTTCGCGGCCTCCACGTTCGACTTGGACCTGTGGAGGTGGTACTCGATGAGCTTGGTCTGAAAGAGGCGTACGAGGGAAGCGTAGTCTTTAGCTTCCGAGAGAGAGGCCAGGAGGAACGGAAACAGATTCCCCCTCGCCTCCGGAAAACGCTCAAGAAGTTGGGAATCGATCAAGCCACGCACGTACCGGCTGGCTGCGATGGAAGTTTCCACGATGCGCGTAATGGTGGCGGAGTCGACGGACTCAATCGCGTGGACTCCGAGCACCTGCTCCGGCCATGCAGCCGGAGAGGACGCGGCGGCGGGGGCGGCCTGACCTGTCACGACGAGCAGGGGGAGATTCGGGTTTAGATTGCGCAGCCGCAAGATCACGGAATCCGGCGTGACCGTTGACGATTCACCGGGGTGGATGATCGCCAGGTCGAATCCGCCGCTCCGGACCTGGCGGGCATATCGACCGGCGTCCGCAACGAACTCCGTTTCCACACCTACGTTCCGCAACACCCCGCCCAGGGCCGCGAGTTGAGCTCGCGGATCATAAATCAGCACCCGCCGTTTGGCCGATCCCTGCACCCAGCCGCTCTGGGCCACGGCCATGGAGGTGGAGACGCCTTCGGCGGTCTGCCGGACTGGAAACGGCTGGAGCCGGGTAATCTTCACGATCATCTCCATCTGTCGGGCGATCATTTTCAGGAGGGCGAAATCCTGGCGCGAGAACAAGACGCCTTCGAACGATTCCCCGAGGCTCAGGACGCCGACGGGTTTCGTGGAGCTCCCGAGGCGGACCACCGCGGCCAGCCGCTTCTGCCGCATCTCTTCCCGGTAGGGCGATGGCACCTCCGAGGCCCCGACAATAGGTCCGTTCTGGTAGGCCATGATCTCGGGGCTGGGCAGGGGCAGTTGGGTGTTGCCGACGACGGCGGTGGGTTGTCCCTGATCGTCGAGAACGGCCACATTGAAATCCCGGCTGTCGAAAGCCTCCTGCAGCGATTCAAAGACGGAGGGCAGGGTGAGCTCGGCATCGGGACTCATCACGGCTTCTCGCACGCGCACATGGAGGCGGTAGCGTTTCGTATTGAGGAGCGGGCCGAGGGCCACTTCGGGATCGAAGAATTTCCTTCCGGCCACCGAATAAGCCGTGGCGAGAGCGCCGGGCAGGAACGCGTAAGGCCCGTAGAGATACGAATCCACGTAGCCGAACATCGGGAGTAGGAGATTCGGAACCGTCGTCAGGAGACCGGAAAACGCCATTCCCGCAAGAAGGATCTCGCTTCGGACCCGTTCGCGGTCGGAAAGGCGGCCGCTGATCCGGGCACATTCGACAAATGTGATGAATCCAAGAATTCCCAATCCGACGAGTTCGATGGGGTACGCTTTTCCGTACTCGAACGTTACGAGCGGGATGTCGGCCGTGGTGCCCCGGATCACTTCCGGATGAAAGGCGCCGGCGCCCAGGAGCCCGCTCAGGAATACAGCGGGG
This genomic window contains:
- the tsaD gene encoding tRNA (adenosine(37)-N6)-threonylcarbamoyltransferase complex transferase subunit TsaD; this translates as MLTLGIETSCDETAAAILEDRRIRSSIIASQADLHGPFGGVVPELASRSHVEAVDTVVRSALEKADCSASDIDLVGVTAGPGLPGALIVGVAFARTLAWALDKPLLAVNHLEGHILAARIENEEIGFPYLALLVSGGHTELVNVRGVADYEVLGRTRDDAAGEAFDKVGTLLGLHYPAGREIEELARRGDPSRVKFPRPMARKEGMDFSFSGLKTAVAVELRRLSREELESQKPHLAAGFQEAAVDALSRKLELAVDHLHPKWVVVCGGVAANGRLREKVRYMLNAVPGVKVHFPAPALCTDNAAMIAYAAFERWRAGRRESGPSEPVPRWELGQAAA
- the rsmA gene encoding ribosomal RNA small subunit methyltransferase A gives rise to the protein MVRPLRDVFRETALRPSKSLGQNFLHQKGIIEKIVSLAEVDREDRILEIGSGSGFLTEALAKRARKVWAFELDRRLIESLRREMGAFPNVEVIHADAMDFEKWVPGGSANKVVANLPYSIATVLTLKLLWASSRWVASGESRDGHVVLAPSGLELLCLMVQREVANRMTAAVGSKEYGFLGVMCQAFSVPSIAWKVSAENFVPRPEVESAVVLFRLPGPWRDEIPDPEVFRKIVSAAFGHRRKTILNSLRRADPKLELSDEVIEIMMKAAGAGNLTRAQELTVEQFVQLSNAYSRSRS